From the Roseibium sp. HPY-6 genome, one window contains:
- a CDS encoding LysE family translocator, translated as MSLEMLLSFALVAGLLVMSPGPNGVLIAKTVPTSGRLAAGSNIGGFVAAFFLHGTLSVLGISVILVHSSEAFFVVKMIGAAYLIWIGLKALKDAFSGKIIAAPVAPARRRRTMVRAFGEGFLTNALNPKVSMFYLAAFPQFIPAGEGAVAAAFLLVGLHSLINVLWFGAMVFLLARLSKAAGSPSFQRWLKGVTGLVFMGFGLKLATLRP; from the coding sequence GTCCCAACGGCGTTCTGATCGCAAAAACCGTACCGACCTCCGGACGTTTGGCGGCAGGTTCGAACATCGGTGGTTTTGTAGCCGCCTTCTTCCTGCACGGAACATTGTCGGTGCTGGGCATCTCGGTAATCCTGGTGCACTCTTCGGAAGCCTTTTTTGTCGTGAAAATGATCGGTGCCGCGTACCTGATCTGGATCGGGCTGAAAGCTTTGAAGGATGCTTTTTCGGGAAAGATAATTGCTGCGCCTGTGGCACCTGCCAGGCGGCGGCGCACGATGGTCCGGGCATTCGGCGAGGGTTTTCTGACAAATGCGCTGAACCCGAAGGTTTCAATGTTTTATCTTGCTGCTTTCCCGCAGTTTATCCCGGCAGGCGAAGGTGCGGTGGCGGCCGCGTTTTTGCTGGTTGGCCTCCATTCACTGATAAATGTTCTGTGGTTCGGCGCGATGGTTTTTCTGCTCGCCCGGCTCTCGAAAGCGGCGGGCAGTCCCTCTTTTCAGCGCTGGTTGAAAGGCGTGACGGGATTGGTATTCATGGGCTTTGGCCTGAAGTTAGCGACCCTGCGGCCCTAA